A single Phytohabitans houttuyneae DNA region contains:
- a CDS encoding cytochrome P450, which produces MTDITVADARQERPDYPIDRTCPHRLPDGYAALRAQGPVCEVKLYDGRPMWAIVGHAAARAILSDPRTSSSRSHENLMFPVPFPALGALNEARPLDTALLATDPPHHSARRRLFAPWFTVRRIATLREAVQTVVDDRLDTILAQGPPAELVSDFALPIPSMVICQLLGVPYEDHEFFEEQTRRRLDPVNGDAMLLLNGYLDRLVETKATRPGTTPRGLLDDLLETHVKDGNLDRFGLVMFAQELLIGGHDTTANMLSLSVLTLLQHPEQLAALKADDSLMAGAVEELLRSLSIVASLSRVATEDIELAGRTIRAGDGILISPMAASHDESVFEDAEEFDIHRTNLHHVAFGYGRHQCIGQNLARLEMEVALRSLFARIPALRLAVPAEQIVIRQGMLAGLVALPVEW; this is translated from the coding sequence TTGACCGACATCACCGTTGCCGATGCGCGACAGGAACGCCCCGACTATCCGATCGACCGCACCTGCCCGCACCGGCTGCCCGACGGCTACGCGGCCCTGCGCGCGCAAGGACCGGTCTGCGAGGTGAAGCTCTACGACGGCCGTCCGATGTGGGCGATCGTGGGCCACGCGGCCGCCCGCGCGATCCTGAGCGACCCGCGCACCTCGTCCAGCCGCAGCCACGAAAACCTCATGTTTCCGGTCCCGTTTCCGGCGCTGGGCGCCCTGAACGAGGCGCGCCCGCTGGACACCGCGCTGCTCGCGACGGACCCGCCCCACCACAGCGCGCGGCGGCGCCTGTTCGCGCCGTGGTTCACGGTCCGGCGGATCGCGACGCTGCGCGAGGCCGTACAGACCGTCGTCGACGACCGCCTGGACACGATCCTCGCTCAAGGGCCGCCGGCCGAACTCGTGTCGGACTTCGCGCTGCCGATTCCGTCGATGGTGATCTGCCAACTGCTGGGCGTGCCGTACGAGGACCACGAGTTCTTCGAGGAACAGACCCGGCGCCGGTTGGATCCGGTGAACGGCGACGCGATGCTGCTCCTGAACGGCTACCTGGACCGCCTGGTGGAGACCAAGGCGACCCGGCCCGGCACCACGCCGCGAGGGCTGCTGGACGACCTGCTGGAAACGCACGTCAAGGACGGAAACCTCGATCGCTTCGGGCTCGTGATGTTCGCACAGGAGCTGCTGATCGGCGGCCATGACACGACCGCCAACATGCTCTCGCTGAGCGTGCTGACGTTGCTGCAACACCCGGAGCAGCTGGCCGCGCTGAAGGCGGACGACTCGCTGATGGCCGGCGCCGTCGAGGAGCTGCTGCGGTCGCTGTCGATCGTGGCGTCACTGTCGCGGGTGGCCACCGAGGACATCGAGCTCGCCGGCCGCACGATACGGGCCGGCGACGGGATCCTCATCTCGCCGATGGCCGCCAGCCACGACGAGTCGGTGTTCGAGGACGCGGAAGAGTTCGACATCCACCGCACCAACCTGCACCACGTCGCTTTCGGGTACGGCCGTCACCAATGCATCGGGCAGAACCTCGCGCGGCTGGAAATGGAGGTCGCTCTGCGCTCCCTCTTCGCGCGGATTCCGGCGCTGCGGCTGGCCGTGCCGGCCGAGCAGATCGTGATCCGGCAGGGCATGCTGGCCGGCCTTGTCGCGCTGCCGGTGGAGTGGT
- a CDS encoding alpha/beta fold hydrolase, with product MPSTTLALPVPSGVASVAGAPGLPDGFTDTFSGIYVDTGELRLHAVVGGNGPPLLLVHGWPETWYAWRLLMPALARDFEVVAVDQRGMGLSDKPDGGYDTGSLADDLAAVMDALGHQRFAVVGHDTGFAIAYALAADHPDRVDRVALAEIPGPPGAAPSPPLFSPGPLNDRLWHLPFNRVDRLPEQLVAGREDVFFGYEFAVQGGDLPDEVIDYYVGILSDPDALRGSFGWYRALDATVAQNQQRRNQPLTMPVLAVGGEASYGPHVAEAMEPLADDVRGEVIAGTGHWLAEQSPDQLLAALTAFLAPYRGAAR from the coding sequence ATGCCTTCAACCACCCTCGCCCTGCCCGTACCGAGCGGCGTGGCCTCCGTCGCCGGCGCGCCGGGCCTGCCCGACGGCTTCACCGACACCTTCTCCGGCATCTACGTGGACACCGGCGAGCTGCGCCTGCACGCGGTCGTCGGCGGCAACGGGCCTCCGCTGCTGCTGGTGCACGGCTGGCCGGAGACCTGGTACGCGTGGCGCCTGCTGATGCCGGCGCTGGCCCGCGACTTCGAGGTCGTCGCCGTCGACCAGCGCGGCATGGGGCTGTCCGACAAGCCCGACGGCGGGTACGACACCGGAAGCCTCGCCGACGACCTGGCCGCCGTGATGGACGCGCTCGGTCACCAGCGCTTCGCCGTCGTCGGCCACGACACCGGGTTCGCGATCGCCTACGCGCTGGCCGCCGATCACCCGGACCGGGTGGACCGCGTCGCGCTCGCGGAGATCCCCGGCCCGCCCGGGGCGGCGCCGTCACCGCCGCTGTTCAGCCCCGGCCCGCTCAACGACCGCCTCTGGCACCTGCCCTTCAACCGGGTCGACCGGCTGCCCGAACAGCTCGTGGCCGGACGCGAGGACGTCTTCTTCGGCTACGAGTTCGCCGTCCAGGGCGGCGACCTGCCCGACGAGGTGATCGACTACTACGTCGGCATCCTGTCCGATCCGGACGCGCTGCGCGGCAGCTTCGGCTGGTACCGGGCGCTCGACGCGACCGTCGCGCAGAACCAGCAACGCCGCAACCAGCCGCTGACCATGCCCGTCCTCGCGGTCGGCGGGGAGGCCAGCTACGGCCCGCACGTCGCGGAGGCGATGGAGCCCCTCGCGGACGACGTGCGGGGTGAGGTCATCGCCGGTACCGGCCACTGGCTCGCCGAACAGTCACCGGACCAGCTGCTGGCGGCGCTGACCGCCTTCCTGGCCCCGTACCGCGGCGCCGCTCGCTGA